Within the Pan troglodytes isolate AG18354 chromosome 2, NHGRI_mPanTro3-v2.0_pri, whole genome shotgun sequence genome, the region GAAAGCTCAAATCTCCCGATTTCTTTAACTGTGAAGTGATTCTCTTATAAGACAGAATGTTTAAGTGAGTGTCAAGGCCACACTAAACAGTATGTAGTAGTAAGTCTCCTTCCTATTGTACAAAAGAGAATGGAAGGTTTCCCATTGTTTCTTATGTGATGATGAAAAGTTTACTGCAAGGATTGCTGTGTTTTGGGGCCCATTGCACACATAGGATCACCAGCCCAAATGTTAAAAGAACTTcccttgaaagagaaaaaatatttgatgaagtagaaacattttttcttttttggagacggggtcttactctgtcacccaggctggagtgcaatggcgcgatcttggctcactgcaacctccacctcccggattcaagcgattcttctacctcagcctcccgagtagctgggattacaggtgcgcaccactatgcctggctaatttttgtgtttttactagagatggggtttcttcatgttggccaggctggtctcaagctcctgacctcagttgatccacgctccttggcctcccaaagtgcagggattacaggtgtgagtcaccgcatccAGCCAGAAACATTTTTTCTATCCTGGGTTTCGATTATGCCTCTTCCGCAGGGCAGGACAAAGGTGCAGCAAGAGAGGCCTAGAGCACAACATTTAAGAAGCAGCAACCCCAAGGGAGAGGCCTCCTTGAAATTTGCACCTTTACCCACTCCCTTGCCCTACTCTAGTCCACGCCTTACTCTTCCCTTTATATGTTCTCAAATGCAATTTCCTTTCTGGGGTTTGGATTTGCAGAGCTAGGTCCTGCTTATCAGGGCAGTGTTGGAGGAAGGCTTGCAGAGCCCTTTTTCCACCCCAAAAGATGGAGCCATTACTTATGGTCATTTTTGCCACGCTGCGGTTGGGCCCACATCTCCCAACTTTGGTGCTGAGTACAAGGGGCTCTTCCTAATTATGGGTTGATGACTTCCAGGGTGCTTGGTGCTAAGTTACTTTCACAAGAAACCAGATGGGTCCTTGGACAAAGGTAATTTGCTTTCATTCACTGGTGCTTTACATTGGCAAAGTAAATCCCAACCTGTCTCCACAGGAAAATATGATAATTTGTATAATAATATTATGATAATTTCATATATTAACATAAAGTTCTTTGCTGATCAGGCATTGCCAGACTAAATGAGTCAAGATGAGCTCCTCCAGAGCATGTGGTTCTCATTACTCTGTGTCCAGGCATCTGATAACACagatagtaggtgctcaataaatgtttgttcattGAACATATGAATGAAGAAACACCCAGTCTTTGAGTGAAATTCATACCCAGTCTATCAGGGCCTAGGCCCTTTAAGTACCAGAAAGGGCAGAGCCATGAACCTGACCTAATGATTTAAAAACCAACCACTGCTATTTCCTCCCTACAGAAACCAGTTGTCCTTCTGGCTTTTGCTGACAGGCACTTTTTCATCTTCTGTTTTGTGAGAGGCTGGTTTCTAGCTATCACCTTAGCTCTTGCTGCCTGACGGGATATTTCATATCTTTCTATATCTATCCTCTCCCTCCTATACTCACATCCACTAATGGAACCAACCTCTGAGAAACTCTGACCCTGAGCTTATGGCGATCTTTCTTGTTGTGGCTCCTGGCCTGCAACTATAAACACTGAATTCTGCCTTGGAATAGTTTAAATACAACACCTGCCCTAGTGGCTCCCTGGCAAAGAGTCCTTTTGACAAATTCAGGAACCCTGGTGCCATCCTTAGCTGCTGCtctagtttggatgtttgtccccccacgtctcatgttgaaatgtaatccccaatgttggaggtggggcctaatgggaggtgtttgggtcatggagacagatccctcatgaaggGCTTGGTGCCATCCTGGTGGTAATGAATGAATTCCTGCTATATTATTTTccgtgagagctggttgttaaaaaaagaaagaaagaaagaaaaagccaggcatctctcctctctctcaccAAGAGCTTGCGCACGCCAGCTcttctttgccttccgccatgagtggaagcagcctatagccctcaccagaagcagatgctggtgtcatgcttcttgtacagcctgcagaaccatgagccaaataaacctcttttctttataaattacccagcctcaggttttcctttatagaaaCACAGATGGACTAAGACAGCTGCCATCTTGAGATTTCTGCCATCAGCCACACAAGGGTTGCACCCAGCAAGCACTGCCCGGCACCCTGCTGCCATCTCCTGGAGATTGTTGATCCTCTCCTGCTCCTTAGACTGTTGGGCCTGCTCTCCTTGACCAGTTCTAACAAGCCCTTGATATCCTCAATACACTATCAGCCATCATAGTGTGAATGGAATGAGGATTATTTTATTGCTGTGATGTGAGCCTCATAGAAAAATGCACAGAAAAGTAACTAAAATAATGCAGCAAAGGACCAGAAAATGGAGGAAATGCTTATCTCCTACTGATATGCAAAGAAGCTGGAGCCAGTTGGATCAAACTGACCCAAGATTATTCATGCGTATATGTATTCAGCACGTGAAGATCACTCATGAGTCCCACATACATTTGGCAAGTGAGaatcttttaaagtttaaaactGGTGTCATCAGGCACAGGGAACTATCCATTGGCACTAATGCTACAGCCATCTtggaaaacataccaaaatatcatctattttcttcctcatttccaGTAAGTAAATGGCAACATTTCTTTCTAAGGAAACTGAAAAAATCTAAGGGATCATTTTACTCAGCTTGATACCAAAGTTATTTTAGTTTATAAGTATTAAACATATGGAGTAGCTGTGATAAAAGCAAAGATAttcataaattacattttaaaaaaagaattctgataGTGTTCACATATCTAAGTTCCCACAAAAGTCAGCATGAAAGCAGtagcagaggaaaagagaaaacagctgaGCTGACATCACACAACAGCTAAATGGAAGGGGGATAAATTGGCATAGCCAAATAGACTATTTGACTATAGAAATTAAGagctttaaaaatgtgcaaatcaTTAGAATCAATAATTTTACCTCTAAAAATCTATCctgaaaaaaagaatcaaaagccAAAGATTCCTAAATaaaaaagtgtgttttttttgtttttgtttttgttttgagacagagtctcactctgttgcccaagctggagtgcggtggcacaatctcccctcactgcaacctctgcctcccgggttcaagtgattctcctgcctcagcctcccaagtagctgagattacaggcgtccagcaccacgcccagctaattttttgtatttttagtagagatggggtttcaccatgttggccaggatgctctctatctgttgacctcatgatccacctgccttggcctcccaaagtgctgggattacaggtgtaagccaccgtgcctggcctgtaaacATGTTTTTAAGTCTACTTAATGACATAGGAAAATATTCAAGTTAAAGCAATAGGTGAAAAAATTTTAACAGCTGTATATGCAGTataatcaaaattatattaaaatattattttacatagaaaaaaagaaaagatataaatgCACCAAAACATTAACACTGTTTATCTCTGCATGATGAGATTgtgaatgatttcttttttgagacagagtctcattctgttggctgggctggagtgcagtggcactatcatagctcactgcagccatagCCTACTCCAGGGCTTATGCTATCATCCTGCCTtcatagttgggattacaggtgtgtgccaccttaccacactttattcaattttttttttttttttttgagtcggagtcccactccgttgccaggctggagtgcagtggtgcaatcttggctcactgcaacctccacctcctgggttcaagtgattctcctgtcttggcctcccgagtaggtgggactacaggcgcacgccaccacgcccagctaatttttgtatttttagaagagacggggtttcactgtgttggccaggctgggctcaatctcttggcctcgtgatctgcccacctcagcctcccaaagtgctgggattacaggtgtgagccaccgtgcccagcccttcaatatttttaaaaattatataaagaaaagcatAGCTTCCACACACAGTTCAGGAGTCAGGGCCCTGAGTGAAATGGAGTATAAGGTGATGGAAGATTGCCCCTGGCTTTGAGGATCATCTTGCTGGATGACCAGAGTTTGTTTTGCATCTGGAAGAAACATGTTCCCCCTCTTGGAGAGAACCTGGAGTCCTGGCCACACCTTCTGAGCTTCTGTCATTAAGATTCGGTGTGGTGTGTGAGCAGCTGGGAGTAAATGTGAAAACAGTCCTGCCAACTACCTTCTCTGCCCCATCACCACTCACTTCACCTCCCTCACCCTGATCCTCCCCCTAGAAAATCAATATTAAGCTTCCCTTTGGAGGGgcccctcttctttctttttttttttaaccagttttttttctctgaagcaATATCAAACATTAGAACAAATTCACCCACACACAATGATGGCCTCTAAATATTTGAAGACCATGTTGGTCTCCATGAGAGGGCTTCTTTGCTTCAGACTAAACCAAACCAGGTCCTTGTGTGATATTTCCCAAGCCTCTCTTTATCCTGCCAACCCTCCTTGGATGTCACAGTTGGAATTGTCAAGGGTCACTTAACTGGCAGTGCCTGGAGTCAACACTGGCCCTCTGTTCTGGCCAGAAAGACACACTGTAATTCTGCTGAGTCTGCAAAGAATGTTCAAGGGGTATTTGTGTCCATAGCTGCTCGTGCAGCATCTCAGCCTGCAGTGTCAGACTCAAACCCAGAGCTATGTCAAATGAGCAGCTGTTAGATCAGGACTCCCCTCTGCTGCCCTTGTGCACTGGCAGGGGCACTAGGTTACTAGTGCTAGGAGACTCTGGTCAGTGCCCATCTGTGCTGTCACATGCAGGGCCCTGGCAGTGAGGtctggagaaggaagagaaggggcaGGGAACCCCACACGTTTTGCTAGTCATTTCCCACCGTGGTCCTGCCACGGGAACCCCCTTCTTCCACCTCCATTCCCCACTTTAGGCAGAAACATCTctcatcctttcttcttttctccaagAATCTTCCCCCAAAATCTTGGCATCTCCTATACACATCTGTACCTTTGCTATATCTGTGGGCCTTGTTCTCCCTGTAGGACTCCTCTTGGAAAGCTAACTCCCCCTGACATTGGAGAATTTTATCAAATTGCTGAGTATCCTCCCTTCCCTCTCACAGACCCCATGGCATGCTCACATCACAGTAGAAGACGTTTCCTCTGCTGCCAAACCCATGGCACTCTGAGGCTCACTGTGTGCACCTCATTCCCTCAGCTGTCTTCTCTTTGCTGCTATTACCATGTTCCAAGCAGACTTTGGAGCATCTCCCCCACAGCAGCATGGACTTTGGCAGATTTCTTGGGGACCAGCGATGTCCTAACCTGTTTGCTTTTCCAAGGCTGATGTTtgcagggtgttttttttttcttttgaaccaAAGCAGAAATCATCCTGTATCCTTATGCAATTCTTCCGGCAGGCTCCAACAGATAAATAAAGCCCACCACCCTCCATGGGTCTACCTTTCCCAGCAGAGCACCTGGGTTGGTCCCGAAGCCTCCAACCACCTGCACGCCTGCCAGGGCCTCTCTGGGGCAGCCATGAAGTCCCTCGTCCTGCTCCTTTGTCTTGCTCAGCTCTGGGGCTGCCACTCAGCCCCACGTGGCCTAGGGCTGATTTATAGACAACCGAACTGCGATGATCCAGAAACTGAGGAAGCAGCTCTGGTGGCTATAGACTACATCAATCAAAACCATCCTTGGGGATACAAACACACCTTGAACCAGATTGATGAAGTAAAGGTGTGGCCTCGGGTAAGTGGACCTGCTGTGTATGAGCTGAAATAATGTGTACGTGGAGCTCAGTCAGGTGCCTCAAAAAATCACCATCACCCAGTGCAAATGAAACCACAGAGGAGTAAATTCTCTGATTTCTTCCCAGGAGTGAGGGAAGGGGCAGGCAGAGGGCAAGAGAGGAGACATTCTGTACGGCAGTCATGGGTGTCAGGAGGGAGctgggtggggtgtggggtggtGTGCGGAAGAAAAAGTGCTTCAAATGGTAGTTTGCAGATCACAGACGGAAAGTGTAACTTGCTGGAAAAACTAGGACCCAAGAGACCAGCTCCTAGTTGCCAAGTTACCACTGGCTGAAAATCACGTATCTGTCTTTGGTTTGGTTTCTCTCTAACAAAGACTGAGAATGAATAAAACTAGCATCTGGCAgatgcctactatatgccaggcccaTTCacatagattatctcatttactctttCCCGGTCCTGCCTCCTGGTGCTGTGTGATACATATATTGTTCTCGTCTTACCCAAGAGGAGACCAAGactctgttgtgtgtgtgtgtgcggttgttttgtttttgttttgttttgttttgttttggtccaAAATCATATAATTACTAAGTCTTCAGGCTGGGATTTGATTCCATATCTGTGTTCCTTCTTCTACACAAACTGCCTCCCAAAGAGAGTTACCCACATCCCAGAGAGAAGTCTTGGCATAAACACAATTCACCTCCTCACACACTAGACAGGAAACCAACGCAGCTTGAAGCCAGTGACAAGAAAAATCAAGCTGGAAATATGCCTCGGGGATCAGTCAAGAGATTTGGAGAGgtggaaagaagctgtctgtctACTGCCTGTTTTGAAATTAGATTTATTTCTGATTAAGGACAATTCtttcagcaaatatgtattacaagCCTTCCTTGGACAAGAACCAGAGATATTAGGATGAACCATATAAAACTGCCATTTTTCTATATCAAAAGCAACCAAATATTGGCCGTTTTAATGGTTCAACCTAATACGGTGGTGAAAAAGGCATAATATGTGCCCACAAGAGCTTACAACCTAGGTTGGAAAATAAGGTCAACAACAGGAAGCCTGGACCGACTGACGACTGCCATCCGTCTCacaaagagacaacatatttGAAATCAGGATTGCTCCGGATGGATTTTAAGAGTGCTGCAGCCATATTAAAGCACAATGGTGGTTAGGAGGAAACGCTGATCAAGTCACGGGAAATGAACACGCAACACGCACATCTGAGGGAAAAGGTAATCATGAATGGGCATTGTGACTTTTACTAAAGGCAGAGCTTCAGAGTTGGTTTCCTTGAGAAACCCAGGTGTACCCGGTTCCTGTTCGCCAGAGCTGTGAACGCTTTCAGGCAGTCACTCTGGGCACACCTGGACATCATAAAATGCGGAGCTTCTCCCAGGGGAGGGGATGCGGCGGCTTCAGGTACTAGTGAGTCAGGCAGAACCAATGAGAGGCAAGCAGAGCTGGGCTgagaggagaaaaggcatacttGTACCTTCTGGATTTTTCAGGCTTCGAAGACAAGATACAGAAACAGGTGAACTGACAAGAATATCTCCAAGGATTGTTGCAAGCTCCCTCGTGTCTACACTAGTGACATCCAGTTTCCTTGTCAGAGGGAGACATGCCCTTCCCCATTATCGCCAGCAGGGGGAAGTAGAGAGCAGCATCGTTGCATGCCGGCACCTGCTGCACAAgccaagacaaaggaaaagccaaggacaacagcagcaaaaacctctaggagggaaaagaaaatggaggaaggaaggaaagcaaataatgaaaaggaagaaagaaagaaggagagggagggatagaggagattaaaaaaaaagacagtaagatATTACCCTACACCACCTTATTTTGCAGCTTGTCTGAGAAAAATCCAAACCTGCATTTTCCAAAGCACTGCTTGAAGAgtgaaatcttaaaaataataaataaataataaatacaaataagtgTTAACACCCATTTGTAGTTTTCAAATAGAGCTCAGAGTGAGGGCTGTGGCTCCATCGACTTGTTCAAGCCCAGGACCCCGTCTGCTTTGCGAGCATCATCTGGTGCTTCCTTAATCAACAGACGAAGACCAGACAAGCCCTGGTCATTGTCCTGCCCACAGGCCAGTTCAGAGCTAGACGGAGTTGCAGACTGACAGTAAGAATGACATTTCCCTCACCTCTCCAAAAGGGGGGTGCGCTCAAGCCCAATGAGGGCGCATACCGTGGACCGCACCACAGGATCAGGGGAATAGGTTGCTCACGGCTTCACTCTTTGTCTCCACAGCAGCCCTCCGGAGAGCTGTTTGAGATTGAAATAGACACCCTGGAAACCACCTGCCATGTGCTGGACCCCACCCCTGTGGCAAGATGCAGCGTGAGGCAGCTGAAGGAGCATGTGAGTACCCTTCTTAGGATGACTGTAGGTGGCCCTTCGGCCAGCTCCACCGATTCACCCAGCGTCTCAGCCTGCCTTCTTGGCTAGCCAGGGTGCAGTTTCTAAAATCGCCATTtgtggccgagcgcagtggctcatgcctataatctcagcacgttgggaggctgaggcaagtggatcgcctgaggtcaggagttcaagaccagcctggccagtatggtgaaaccccatctctactaaaaatacaaaaattagctggacgtggtgacgggcacctgtaaatcccagctcctcgggaggctgaggcaggagaatcgcttgaacccgggaggtggaggttgcagtgagccaagatcctgccattgcactccagcctgggcaacaacagtgaatcTCTATCtcgaaataataataatcatcatcatcataaataaAATTGCCATTTGATGCCACTTGCCCTGGGGCTGATTTTTACAAGCGTTTAACTATATCATTGTATCCCTGAAAGCAGAGAGTGCCATGTTTCAGTATTACCCAGCGAAGGCGATTTTGCAAGGGTCACCTTTGACAGCCGTGCCTGGAGGGAGCCTGCCCGGGGTGCGAAGGGGAAGGGCAGCCATCCTCACGTGGGTTTCTTTCTCCAGGCTGTCGAAGGAGACTGTGATTTCCAGCTGTTGAAACTAGATGGCAAGTTTTCCGTGGTATACGCAAAATGTGATTCCAGTCCAGGTACAGATGACTattcttattctcattttttccttgTAGAGAAAGTGGGGAAGGGATCTGAATAATTTTCAACTTAAGTAGTTCTAGCAGCTTTGTCGGTGAGGAAAAGGAGAAGCCAAATTTCCTGGGttctgggatttttaaaattgtgttttaagAAGCTACTCTTGGCctggtgcggcggctcacgcctgtaatccacccacccgaggcaggtggatcacctgaagtcagaagttcgagaccagcctggctaacatagtgaaacccccatctctactaaaaatacaaaaatgtggtggtgctcgcctgtaatcccagctactagggaggctgaggcaggagaatcgcttgaatctgggaggcagaggtggcagtgggccgagatcgcgccactgcactccagcctgagtgacacagagtgagaccctgtctcaaaaaaataagaagttaTTCTTACTGGAAGTGAAAATTGCCTCGTGATGATAAGAGCTCCTGCAGAAATGTCAGCATAGCAAGAGCCTTTTGAAGGTTTAGTAAGAAGCAGAGAAAGTGCCTGAAGCTATTTGGGGCATGCCTTAGCCCTTGCTAACGCAGCAGAGCTGGGGCCATGCCAGGGAGAATGGCTGCCCACATCCTGGTTTCCTCTCTCCGAGCAGACTCAGCCGAGGACGTGCGCAAGGTGTGCCAAGACTGCCCCCTGCTGGCCCCGCTGAACGACACCAGGGTGGTGCACGCCGCGAAAGCTGCCCTGGCCGCCTTCAACGCTCAGAACAACGGCTCCAATTTTCAGCTGGAGGAAATTTCCCGGGCTCAGCTTGTGGTAAAGACTGAGATTCTTTTGACAGGTTGGGCAGTTCGGTGGCACTTCGGGAATGTACTGTACGTGGTGGAGCGGGAGGCATGGAAGAACAGGCGCAGGGGCAGCGATGAGAAAGCAAGGAGAGGGTTgtttggaaagagaagaaagcatcCTAAGGGGGTATGAGGTTCCTGAGTGTCATGAGGACCCCAACACCCTCAGCGCCTCCCCCATGCTGAGCCACTGTAACGTCCAGCAGCCACAGCTGCCGGCAGGTACATCCCCACTCCCTCCGTTCCAGCTAAAACCAAAGCTCAGTGTCAGCTGGTAGAGGTGCCCACGTCGGCCAGAAGCACTCACTGTAAATTTGCTGGGCTCCAGTATCACCCATCTCCGCTGAACATCTGCCACAGACTCGTAATTAATACTCACTTGTGCTGACAAGCTTATAATGGCAAGATCTTAAAATGCCTTTCGAGTCACTGGAGAAAACATCTCATTGTACTGTGGGTGGTTTAGCACATTGGAATGCAACAGAATtcaaatgtttaagaaaatgtattctggatatcagccATGGCCATACTTGGAAATACGCTAGTATAGACGGCAATTCTATTAATCAGAATATGTGATTCTCAGAACATCCCCACCCCAGACTACACCAAATAACAGATATTTTATTGTGTCCCTATGCTCCAACtactttaagaaagaaaagctcAAGTGATATCTTCCATACTTTCATCTAAATCTTTTCATTTGAGCCTGCTCTATGAAACAGGTGGAAGAGGTATTAATCTCTTCACTTTCCCACCCTATCTTGGAATAACCTGAACCTTGGGTCTCAAGTGCAGCCCAAGAGTGAGGGCTGGGGGGAGGCAGGGTTCCTACTCCTATCAGTCTAAGGCTGGCCTTCTGATTCCTGTTTCCTATCTGCAAACTCACCTCCACCCTGAAGGACCGGTGATGGATACTTGCCCCTCCTACAAGGAAGACACAACCCCTACCTCTAAAGCACAAGCACTTGAGAACACAACCCCATAGCAACTGCCCTATGTAAGCCATTGAGGGACATGTCTTCTGGGCCGATGCATGGTCTGCATGAATGGTGCTCCCCGAAGGAGGCTACTTCCCGCTCTCCTTCTCTGCCCTTTTCATTGTAAGTCATCTTTCCTCAAGAGCATTTTCATGTACTCTTCTCAGCCCCTCCCACCTTCTACCTATGTGGAGTTTACAGTGTCTGGCACTGACTGTGTTGCTAAAGAGGCCACAGAGGCAGCCAAGTGTAACCTGCTGGCAGAAAAGGTGAGTGGGCCGGGACCTTGGGGTGTTACCACTCGGACAGAGCTGTTTGTGGAACAGAACATCCTTGGATAGTTTGTATCTTGGGGCTGCAGACAGAGAATAACAGTGCAAATCCCCTCTCCCTGTGGATCATGGCAAGCCTTCTTTTAGGGTGTCACTTCATCCCTTTAAGAGCTGTCATCAAATCATCTCACCCACTGGAAGCACATGGAgttaggagaaagagagaggctaTTTGCTAATGAAGCCAAGTCACGCCCACCCACTGGGAATGTGAAGTGCACATTTTCTAGACATATAACTCTGATACGAAAGCTTTCAAGTCCTTGAGCTGATAATGTACACTTCTAGGATTTTAGTCTAAAGAAGTCATCagtggccgggcatgatggctcatgcctgtaattccagcactttgggaggccaagacgggcggatcgggaggtcaggagatcgagaccatcctggctaacatggtgaaaccccgtctctactaaaaatacaaaaaaattagccgggcttggtggtgagcgcctgtagtcccagctactcgggaggctgaggcaggagaatggtgtgaacccaggaggcagaggttgcagtaaactaagatcgtgccgctgcactccagcctgggcaacagagtgagactctgtctcaaaaaaaagaaaaagaaaaagaaaaagaattcatcaGTGACATTTGACAgaatatatctataaaaatgatttattatagATATAAAGAGACCAAAAAAGAGAGATCTGTATGTCCAACAGGAAGGtgtcattgaataattcatgcaCATCAGTAAATAGAAAATTGTGCAGACACTAAAAATTGTGTTTTCAAGGAATAATGAATGATATGAGAAAATGCTATTATGGCAAGTGAAAACACACAGGATACAACATCGTATAGTCACAatgatctcaatttttaaatcatatttaatagtattttaaaataagaaagaaatgcatCAATGTTAACAGTCCTTCTTTCTAGGCCACCACCAGAAAGGGATTATGGGTAATCTCTCTCACTCTCAAAGTATTtctgtatttccatgttatatataGAATCATATACCTCCCACAAGCAGAAACTATAACTTTAAGAAAAATGGTTTTTCAAACTAATTTAAGGTTGGAGTGTCAATGAAATTGGGGGGGATCCATTTTTGAAATTAGTTAAAATAACTCCTCTTTCTCTGTGGGCAGCAATATGGCTTTTGTAAGGCAACACTCAGTGAGAAGCTtggtggggcagaggttgcagtgacctgcaCGGTGTTCCAAACACAGGTAACAGCTCCGGGAATATTCTTGCCTACACCTTCAGAATACAATGACCCCTTCACATTTATGCAGTGCAGTAGTGATGACAGGACATTTGCTCTCCCGTGCTTCTGAACCTCACAGTATGAAATAACACTGGGGTATGCGGAATCATCAACAAATGGAAGGATATTTTAGCTATGCCTTTCCCTCCCACGAACTAGTAACTACAGGGAAGAACCATCTTACTGTGTAGTTGACAAAGCCACCTTTTTATTTGTGGGAGGTGGGAGTGGTTTTCTGAGTTGCAGAGACCAGGTGGCCAGATCTACCTGTTAGCTCCCAGTGGCTGCAGCTTCAGATGACAAAGAGGGTGGCACTGCTGGGCAAGGGTGAGCCATAGGTGGGGTGCTTTTACTCATTGGACATGTGTGTGTAAGTCCACCACCACAAAGACAATCCTGGTGAGGCCGGGGCCAACATAGGCCAGTCACCCCTCCTTGTAACCTTGATGACAATCCCTTGTACTTAGGTAGGTCCTTTCTTGCTAGACTctttgcaaataaaaatgtataatgtgAGGAAATTGGGTGCCAGTGCCACCTGGGCCTGTGGGTTGTCTTGCCTGGGAGGAGGAAGCAAACTAACTGAAGGAAATGGTCCTTTTTCCAGCCCGTGACCTCACAGCCCCAACCAGAATGTGCCAATGAAACAGTCCCCACCCCCGTGGTGGACCCAGATGCACCTCCGTCCCCTCCACTTGGCGCACCTGGACTCCCTCCAGCTGGCTCACCCCCAGACTCCCATGTGTTACTGGCAGCTCCCCCAGGACACCAGTTGCACTGGGCACACTACGACCTGCGCCACACCTTCATGGGTGTGGTCTCATTGGGGTCACCCTCAGGAGAAGCGTCGCACCCCCGGAAAACACGCA harbors:
- the AHSG gene encoding alpha-2-HS-glycoprotein isoform X1, with the protein product MKSLVLLLCLAQLWGCHSAPRGLGLIYRQPNCDDPETEEAALVAIDYINQNHPWGYKHTLNQIDEVKVWPRPSGELFEIEIDTLETTCHVLDPTPVARCSVRQLKEHAVEGDCDFQLLKLDGKFSVVYAKCDSSPDSAEDVRKVCQDCPLLAPLNDTRVVHAAKAALAAFNAQNNGSNFQLEEISRAQLVPLPPSTYVEFTVSGTDCVAKEATEAAKCNLLAEKQYGFCKATLSEKLGGAEVAVTCTVFQTQPVTSQPQPECANETVPTPVVDPDAPPSPPLGAPGLPPAGSPPDSHVLLAAPPGHQLHWAHYDLRHTFMGVVSLGSPSGEASHPRKTRTVVQPSVGAAAGPVVPPCPGRIRHFKV
- the AHSG gene encoding alpha-2-HS-glycoprotein precursor (The RefSeq protein has 1 substitution compared to this genomic sequence), whose amino-acid sequence is MKSLVLLLCLAQLWGCHSAPRGLGLIYRQPNCDDPETEEAALVAIDYINQNHPWGYKHTLNQIDEVKVWPRQPSGELFEIEIDTLETTCHVLDPTPVARCSVRQLKEHAVEGDCDFQLLKLDGKFSVVYAKCDSSPDSAEDVRKVCQDCPLLAPLNDTRVVHAAKAALAAFNAQNNGSNFQLEEISRAQLVPLPPSTYVEFTVSGTDCVAKEATEAAKCNLLAEKQYGFCKATLSEKLGGAEVAVTCTVFQTQPVTSQPQPEGANETVPTPVVDPDAPPSPPLGAPGLPPAGSPPDSHVLLAAPPGHQLHWAHYDLRHTFMGVVSLGSPSGEASHPRKTRTVVQPSVGAAAGPVVPPCPGRIRHFKV